The stretch of DNA TGACGCATTCGGAAAATTCGGTGCTCTCGACGCTGAAGAAGATGAATGGGACTGCGAGGCTCGCCGCTACTATTTCGGTATAGTAGGCAAATACGGCATGCAGGTACAGAAGCTTCTGAAAACTGCTGCAGATCTTGACATTCAGACCATCTGCCCGCTCCACGGCCCGGTGCTTTCAGAAAACATTGCATACTACATAAACAAATATGACATCTGGTCATCATATAAGCCGGAAGACAGGGGCGTATTTATCGCATACGCATCTATCCACGGAAATACAAAGAAAGCTGCTGAACTCCTCGCTGAAATGCTAAAGGAAAAGGGATGCGAAAAGGTTGCCATTTCCGATCTTTCCAGAGAAGACTGGGCAGAATGCGTTGAAGATGCATTCCGCTACGACCGTCTCGTACTTGCAGCTTCCAGCTACAACGGCGATGTTTTCCCGGCTATGAGATCGTTTATCACACATCTTACAGAACGCAGCTACCAGAACCGTACAGTTGCTTTCGTCGAAAACGGAAGCTGGGCTCCGACAGCAAAGAGAACTATGGCAGCACTGCTTGAAAAGAGCAAGAACATTACTTACTGCGAAAACAGCGTAACTATCAAATCTTCACTCAACGCTGATTCAAAGGCAGCACTTGAAGCGCTTGCAGAGGAGATCTGCAGAAAATAATTTACGCTTTCCTTCTTCCCGTCAGTGAGGAGCGAAGCA from Ruminococcus sp. HUN007 encodes:
- a CDS encoding FprA family A-type flavoprotein, producing the protein MTITNDIRYIGVNDHVTDLFESQYIIPEGMAYNSYVIFDEKIAVMDTVEGKFGDEWLGNLKNALDGKTPDYLIVQHMEPDHSANILNFIKAYPEAKIVGNIQTFNMMGQFFETLPEFEKVTVKDGETLSLGKHELAFVFAPMVHWPEVMLTYDSTDKVLFSADAFGKFGALDAEEDEWDCEARRYYFGIVGKYGMQVQKLLKTAADLDIQTICPLHGPVLSENIAYYINKYDIWSSYKPEDRGVFIAYASIHGNTKKAAELLAEMLKEKGCEKVAISDLSREDWAECVEDAFRYDRLVLAASSYNGDVFPAMRSFITHLTERSYQNRTVAFVENGSWAPTAKRTMAALLEKSKNITYCENSVTIKSSLNADSKAALEALAEEICRK